The Clostridium sp. DL-VIII DNA window TAGAAGAACCTTATATTAAATATTAGATTTAAGCAAATGAAATAAAAAACTACAGAGAAAGGAATGATAAACATGAGCAACCTAAACGAAGAAGTCAGTATAAAACTATTAGGAAAGTTAACATTAATATTACCAATATTAGAACAAAATTTTTCATTACAATTAGATATAAAAAGAACTATAGACGAAACACTTTACGATTATGAAGTTACATCTAAATGTACTGATTTAGTAGCAGGCGATATAGAAGAAAAAGCATCTATATACTTGGCTTGTAAGAAGTTAGAAGGATTAAGTCAAAAAACATTAGATAATTATAGATTATTTTTAGTAAAGCTAGATCAATTTTTTACTAAGCCATGTAGTACTATATCAACAATGGATTTAAGAATGTTCTTAGCATTTATGGGAAAAGGCAAACAAGCAACAACTATAAATGGATATATAACAATGCTTAAAGGCTTCTTCGGATGGTTGCAGTCAGAAGAATATATGATTACAAATCCAGCATTTAAGCTTAAACAAACAAAAGTACCACGTGTTATTTTACAGCCATATAAAGCTGAAAATTTGGAGAGGTTAAGAGAAGCATGTATTACAGAAAGGGAAAAAGCTTTATTTGAACTATTGGATAGTACAGCTTGTAGAATATCAGAATTAGATAACATTAAGCTAGAAGATATAAATTGGCAGGAAAGAAGCATAAAAGTGCTTGGAAAAGGAAGTAAGGAAAGAATCGTATTCTTTTCTACAAAGGCTAAATTACACATGCAAGGATATTTAAGTACAAGAGAAGGAGAATCAGAATATTTATTTATATCTGAGAGAGGTTCACATAATCATATAAAAGTAAGAGCATTACAATTAATATTAGCTAAAATAAAAGATAGAGCTGGTGTGGATGAAAGAGTACATTGCCATAAGTTCAGACGGACTCAAGCAACTAGATTATTAAACTCTGGTATGAGAATTGAAGGCGTACAAGGAATATTAGGGCATACTACTCCAAGTACAACACAAATATATGCTCAATTAAGCCAGGAAAATTTAAGGAATGAATATAGAAGATTAGTTGTATAAAGTTAATTCAAGGAGGATAACAGATGGAAAGCGTAATAAACAAAGTAGAAGAATATAAAGAGATTTTAGCGGATATTAATTATATAGATATAAGAGTTCAGGAACTTGAAGAAGAAATAATCGGAATAAGTGCACAGCCAGACGGAGAAAAAACAGGACAAACTTATAAGATTACATCAAGTGTAG harbors:
- a CDS encoding tyrosine-type recombinase/integrase, with amino-acid sequence MSNLNEEVSIKLLGKLTLILPILEQNFSLQLDIKRTIDETLYDYEVTSKCTDLVAGDIEEKASIYLACKKLEGLSQKTLDNYRLFLVKLDQFFTKPCSTISTMDLRMFLAFMGKGKQATTINGYITMLKGFFGWLQSEEYMITNPAFKLKQTKVPRVILQPYKAENLERLREACITEREKALFELLDSTACRISELDNIKLEDINWQERSIKVLGKGSKERIVFFSTKAKLHMQGYLSTREGESEYLFISERGSHNHIKVRALQLILAKIKDRAGVDERVHCHKFRRTQATRLLNSGMRIEGVQGILGHTTPSTTQIYAQLSQENLRNEYRRLVV